The Spirosoma foliorum genome has a window encoding:
- a CDS encoding M28 family metallopeptidase, whose protein sequence is MQTRTLLPFFLPFFLLSPLLNAQTILNRDPQIADLVSQVSADSLRAHINGLVSFGTRHTLSVPADANAQVAKKGLGAARQWILGKFNQYAKQSGGRMTATLDTWTLQPDGKRVDKPANMGNVMATLKGTDPNDDRVFIVQGHMDSRVTNVMNRESDAPGANDDGSGTAAVIELCRVMSKSSFPATVIFVTLTGEEQGLLGAEHLSERAVKEKWNLEAVLNNDIMGSNNSSDTHIIDNTRLRVFSEGLPASLLKDTTGRIGQIQRFGNENDGKARTLARYLKEIGERYVENLEVVMVYRNDRYLRGGDHTPYVQRGFAAVRMTEMNENYEHQHQDLRTENGTEFGDYPKFMDFEYLRKNTAVNLATLANLAKSPTVPQKVTVDVRNLTNATVLYWQAPQTGKVKGYYVLMRETYWPFWQKKFFTTKLGMTLPFSKDNYYFAVQAVSEDGNEGLPVLPVPNLR, encoded by the coding sequence ATGCAAACCAGAACGTTACTTCCTTTTTTTCTTCCATTCTTTCTTCTTTCTCCCCTACTCAACGCCCAAACAATTTTAAATCGAGACCCGCAAATCGCCGATCTGGTCAGTCAGGTTTCGGCCGATAGCCTGCGGGCGCACATCAATGGACTTGTTAGTTTCGGTACTCGCCATACACTAAGTGTACCTGCGGATGCCAATGCGCAGGTTGCCAAAAAAGGACTCGGGGCCGCTCGCCAATGGATTCTGGGTAAATTCAATCAATACGCCAAACAATCGGGCGGCCGCATGACCGCTACCCTCGATACCTGGACACTGCAACCTGATGGCAAACGTGTGGACAAACCCGCCAATATGGGCAACGTGATGGCCACCCTGAAAGGCACCGACCCTAACGATGACCGGGTTTTCATTGTACAAGGTCACATGGACAGCCGCGTTACCAACGTCATGAACCGCGAATCTGACGCGCCTGGCGCCAACGATGATGGTTCGGGAACAGCTGCCGTCATTGAGCTTTGCCGGGTGATGAGCAAATCGTCGTTTCCAGCTACGGTTATTTTCGTTACGCTGACGGGAGAAGAACAGGGGCTGCTCGGTGCCGAGCATTTGTCGGAAAGGGCGGTTAAAGAAAAATGGAATCTGGAAGCCGTATTGAACAACGATATTATGGGCAGCAACAACAGCAGCGATACCCATATTATCGACAATACCCGACTTCGCGTTTTCAGCGAAGGGCTGCCAGCCAGTTTGCTTAAAGATACCACTGGACGAATCGGCCAGATTCAACGATTTGGGAATGAAAACGACGGCAAAGCCCGTACACTCGCTCGTTATCTGAAAGAAATTGGCGAACGCTACGTCGAAAATCTGGAGGTGGTGATGGTGTACCGCAACGACCGCTACCTGCGTGGGGGCGATCATACACCTTATGTTCAACGCGGTTTCGCAGCTGTGCGCATGACCGAGATGAACGAAAACTACGAACACCAGCACCAGGATTTACGTACCGAAAACGGCACGGAGTTTGGTGATTATCCCAAGTTCATGGATTTCGAATATCTGCGTAAAAACACAGCGGTCAATCTGGCAACGCTCGCCAATCTGGCCAAATCGCCAACTGTACCTCAGAAAGTGACCGTCGATGTGCGGAATTTAACCAACGCGACGGTGCTGTATTGGCAGGCTCCTCAGACGGGTAAGGTAAAAGGCTATTACGTGTTGATGCGTGAAACGTACTGGCCGTTCTGGCAAAAGAAATTCTTCACAACCAAGCTCGGCATGACGCTTCCCTTCTCAAAGGACAACTATTATTTTGCCGTACAGGCCGTTAGTGAGGATGGAAATGAAGGGTTGCCCGTATTGCCTGTCCCGAACTTACGGTAA
- a CDS encoding pyridoxal phosphate-dependent aminotransferase yields the protein MSSQLTRRDWLRASGLLTAGLGLSRFTPAEAATPNAPLVSGFTNEFAFADDPFDKMPKLRARLFANENPLGISASAKEAIIKATEVGNRYAWMEFGQLKSLIATDDGVKPANIMMAPGSSDILMAAADHFAKGGGTILTSTMTYDDLLQRAEKQGAKIKALPMTKEYKFDLNAIKASITPDVKLIYIVNPNNPTGTIIPTPELEAFIREVSPKVPVFIDEAYIDFYEPADRPKLGKLVAEGMNVILARTFSKIHGFAGLRLGYAIAQPDMLKILKAYTNGDFAVSITTLMAGIASYKDIDWQNHCRAENAKARAYTTKALSDLGYEVIPSSTNFILFPIRMKTKSFEGQMFAQGIGIQTRDFNGQPYCRVSVGTMDEMAIFMDGFKKVVG from the coding sequence ATGTCATCACAACTAACTCGCCGGGATTGGCTACGCGCCAGCGGCCTTTTAACAGCTGGCCTTGGCCTCAGCCGATTCACTCCTGCCGAGGCTGCTACCCCTAATGCACCATTGGTTTCAGGGTTCACCAATGAGTTTGCTTTTGCCGATGACCCTTTTGATAAGATGCCCAAACTGCGGGCACGACTATTCGCCAACGAAAATCCGTTAGGTATTTCTGCCAGTGCCAAAGAAGCTATTATAAAAGCTACTGAAGTTGGTAACCGCTACGCCTGGATGGAGTTTGGTCAACTGAAATCGCTTATTGCTACCGACGACGGCGTAAAGCCAGCTAATATCATGATGGCTCCGGGTTCCTCAGATATTCTGATGGCCGCTGCCGATCATTTCGCAAAAGGGGGCGGCACGATCCTGACCAGCACCATGACTTACGACGATCTGCTCCAGCGGGCCGAAAAACAGGGGGCCAAGATCAAGGCGTTGCCGATGACGAAAGAATATAAATTTGACCTCAACGCAATCAAAGCGAGCATTACGCCCGATGTGAAGCTGATCTATATCGTCAACCCAAACAACCCAACGGGTACGATTATTCCAACGCCTGAACTGGAAGCGTTTATCCGTGAGGTATCGCCTAAAGTGCCCGTGTTCATCGACGAAGCCTATATCGATTTCTACGAACCTGCCGATCGCCCAAAACTAGGCAAACTGGTAGCCGAAGGTATGAACGTTATTCTGGCACGTACCTTCTCGAAAATTCATGGATTTGCCGGTTTACGGTTGGGCTATGCCATTGCTCAGCCCGATATGCTGAAAATACTGAAAGCTTATACCAACGGCGATTTTGCCGTGAGCATCACCACGCTGATGGCCGGTATCGCCAGCTACAAAGACATCGATTGGCAGAACCATTGCCGGGCCGAAAACGCCAAAGCCCGCGCTTACACAACCAAAGCACTGTCTGATCTGGGTTATGAGGTGATTCCCTCCTCAACGAATTTCATCCTGTTCCCGATTCGCATGAAAACCAAGTCGTTTGAGGGACAAATGTTTGCGCAAGGCATTGGTATCCAAACCCGCGATTTCAACGGGCAACCCTACTGCCGCGTCAGCGTTGGCACCATGGACGAAATGGCCATTTTCATGGATGGATTTAAAAAGGTAGTGGGATAA
- a CDS encoding aminotransferase class V-fold PLP-dependent enzyme yields the protein MTSLSKRQFLKSLVGTAALSTWADLEETLANVAYMPARTLAKEEEFWAKIRTAYPVTTKFIQLENGYYSLAAQPVMDSYLKHIQAVNSVSSYYMRTRQFADKRESQTQLANLLGCSPDELIITRNTTESLDTVIGGLNWKAGDEAIMAMQDYGAMLDMFKLQARKHGIINKTVSLPNHPKSDEEIVSLYEQAITPKTRLLMVCHMVNITGQILPIRKLTEMAHKHGVEVLVDGAHAFGQLNYKLSDLGDCDYYASSLHKWLGTPLGAGLLYVRKDKIAALWPMFADSSVPDNDIRKLNHTGTHPVATDLAIQDAIRFQESIGLERKEARLRYIQHYWTDQLRHHPNIVLNTSEDPARSCAIANVGIAGKPPADLAKVLFDKYKIFTVAIDYPSAGIQGVRVTPHLYTTTAELDQFVKALKELAV from the coding sequence ATGACCTCCCTCTCCAAACGACAATTTCTTAAATCCCTCGTCGGTACAGCTGCTTTATCGACCTGGGCAGACCTGGAAGAAACGCTGGCGAATGTGGCGTATATGCCAGCGCGTACGTTGGCCAAAGAGGAAGAGTTCTGGGCCAAAATCCGAACGGCTTATCCCGTAACGACCAAGTTTATTCAGCTTGAAAATGGCTATTACTCGCTGGCCGCACAACCCGTGATGGATAGCTACCTGAAGCACATTCAGGCTGTCAACTCTGTATCATCTTATTATATGCGAACCCGCCAGTTTGCAGATAAACGCGAGTCGCAGACGCAACTGGCCAATTTATTAGGCTGCTCACCTGATGAACTCATTATTACCCGAAACACCACCGAATCGCTGGATACAGTTATTGGTGGCCTGAACTGGAAAGCAGGAGATGAAGCCATCATGGCGATGCAGGATTACGGTGCCATGCTCGATATGTTCAAGCTTCAGGCGCGAAAGCATGGTATTATCAACAAGACGGTTTCGTTGCCCAACCACCCAAAATCGGATGAGGAAATTGTGAGTCTGTACGAGCAAGCCATCACGCCCAAAACCCGCCTGCTTATGGTTTGCCACATGGTCAACATTACGGGTCAGATTTTGCCGATCCGTAAGCTAACCGAGATGGCCCACAAACATGGTGTTGAGGTGTTGGTGGATGGGGCGCACGCCTTTGGGCAGTTGAATTATAAACTAAGCGATCTCGGTGACTGCGATTATTACGCCAGCAGCTTGCATAAATGGTTGGGTACGCCACTGGGAGCGGGTCTCCTTTATGTACGCAAGGACAAAATTGCTGCTCTCTGGCCAATGTTCGCCGATAGCAGCGTTCCCGACAACGATATTCGTAAACTAAACCATACCGGGACCCACCCGGTAGCCACCGACCTGGCGATTCAGGACGCTATCCGATTTCAGGAGTCCATCGGTCTCGAACGAAAAGAAGCCCGGCTTCGCTACATCCAACACTACTGGACCGATCAGCTGCGGCACCACCCCAATATTGTCCTAAATACCTCCGAAGACCCAGCTCGCTCCTGCGCCATTGCCAATGTCGGGATAGCCGGAAAGCCGCCCGCCGACTTAGCGAAAGTGCTGTTCGACAAGTATAAAATTTTTACTGTTGCCATTGATTACCCAAGTGCCGGTATACAGGGCGTGCGCGTAACTCCTCACCTGTATACGACAACTGCCGAGCTTGACCAATTTGTAAAAGCGCTGAAAGAGTTAGCAGTATAA
- a CDS encoding S9 family peptidase: MTRSILVFSLTFSAFASLAQAPIKKRSMMPKDIYRLQTVSDPQVSPDGKWVSYGLSTVDTTKDKRNSDLWMVSWDGKESVQLTNSPDGESRARFSPDGKYISFISARQGAAKGQIWLMDRRGGEAKKLTDLKTDLEEYVWSPDGKKIALVLRDPDYADSAKTKVRKPYVLDRYHFKADVKGYLEKGAVHLYSFDVATKKIDTLTTGIYDETSPAWSPDGSQLAFVSNRSDDPDRNENTNLYVMEARKGAPMKQLTTWTGADNNPVWSPDGKYIAYLRSTASGNFIMYDQPVLAVISREGGETTLLSKTLDRPVRNPKWSKDGLSIAIQVQDDRQTYIGHYTFPEGKFAGLTGGNRVFSNLESTPDGNWVALMSDPQTPGELYAIENGNPRRLTRVHDDFLTPLELSTVEGFSSKSKDGTQVSNVLYRPANTPAGKKLPTIFYIHGGPVSQDEFSFDLTRQLLAAGGYAVVAVNYRGSNGRGLDYTKAIYADWGNKEVQDILGAADYVVEKGIADPDRLGIGGWSYGGILTNYTIATDTRFKAAASGAGSSLQLSMYGIDQYTNQYETELGAPWKNTDKWLKLSYPFLKADRIKTPTLFMAGEKDFNVPSAGSEQMFQALRSLGIPTQLIIYPGQNHGITVPSYQKDRVDRYLQWFDKYLNPKNL; encoded by the coding sequence ATGACCCGATCAATCTTAGTCTTCTCCCTGACCTTCTCGGCATTTGCCAGTCTGGCTCAGGCGCCGATCAAAAAGCGTTCCATGATGCCAAAGGATATCTACCGATTACAGACCGTCAGCGATCCACAGGTTTCGCCCGACGGCAAATGGGTCAGTTATGGCCTGTCGACGGTGGATACCACAAAAGATAAACGCAATTCCGATTTGTGGATGGTGAGCTGGGATGGCAAGGAGTCTGTTCAGCTCACGAATAGTCCGGATGGCGAATCAAGAGCCCGATTCAGTCCCGATGGGAAATACATCTCTTTTATATCCGCCCGACAGGGTGCTGCCAAAGGGCAAATCTGGCTAATGGATCGCCGGGGCGGTGAAGCGAAAAAGCTCACCGATCTAAAAACCGATCTGGAAGAGTACGTCTGGTCGCCAGACGGTAAAAAGATCGCACTGGTTCTACGTGATCCCGATTATGCCGACTCCGCGAAAACTAAAGTCCGGAAACCCTATGTACTCGACCGCTACCACTTTAAGGCCGATGTAAAAGGTTATCTGGAAAAAGGGGCTGTTCATCTGTATTCATTTGATGTCGCCACGAAAAAGATTGATACACTAACGACAGGCATCTATGATGAAACATCCCCGGCCTGGTCGCCGGATGGATCGCAACTAGCGTTTGTGAGTAACCGAAGCGATGATCCTGATCGGAATGAAAACACGAACCTATACGTGATGGAGGCTCGTAAAGGGGCACCCATGAAGCAGCTAACAACCTGGACCGGTGCCGACAACAACCCGGTCTGGAGTCCCGATGGAAAATACATTGCGTATCTTCGGTCTACGGCATCCGGCAATTTCATCATGTATGATCAACCCGTGCTAGCCGTAATCAGCCGGGAAGGTGGCGAAACGACCCTTCTTTCCAAAACGCTGGATCGTCCCGTTCGTAATCCGAAGTGGTCCAAAGACGGTCTATCGATTGCGATACAGGTACAGGACGACCGCCAAACGTACATTGGTCACTATACCTTTCCCGAAGGAAAATTTGCGGGGCTAACCGGCGGCAATCGGGTATTCAGCAATCTGGAATCAACACCCGACGGTAATTGGGTTGCCCTGATGAGCGACCCACAAACACCCGGCGAATTGTACGCGATTGAAAACGGGAATCCCCGACGATTGACACGCGTTCATGATGATTTTCTGACCCCGCTTGAACTGTCTACCGTCGAAGGATTTAGTTCGAAAAGTAAAGACGGCACGCAGGTATCCAACGTACTCTATCGTCCGGCAAACACACCGGCGGGCAAAAAACTCCCGACCATTTTCTACATTCATGGTGGCCCCGTGTCGCAGGATGAATTTTCGTTTGACCTGACCCGGCAATTACTCGCGGCTGGTGGCTATGCGGTCGTGGCAGTTAACTATCGGGGCAGTAATGGCCGTGGTCTCGACTACACCAAAGCGATCTACGCCGATTGGGGTAACAAAGAGGTGCAGGATATTCTGGGCGCTGCCGATTATGTTGTTGAGAAAGGCATCGCCGACCCCGACCGACTCGGTATTGGCGGCTGGAGTTATGGCGGTATCCTGACCAATTACACCATTGCCACCGACACCCGTTTTAAAGCTGCCGCCAGTGGGGCCGGGAGTTCATTACAACTCTCGATGTATGGCATCGACCAATACACCAACCAGTACGAAACGGAATTGGGCGCTCCCTGGAAAAACACCGACAAATGGCTGAAGTTGTCCTACCCATTCCTGAAAGCTGATCGGATAAAAACTCCAACATTATTTATGGCGGGCGAAAAAGACTTCAATGTGCCGTCGGCAGGTAGCGAGCAGATGTTTCAGGCGTTGCGCTCATTAGGCATTCCGACGCAACTAATCATCTATCCGGGTCAGAATCATGGCATTACGGTACCTAGTTATCAGAAAGATCGGGTGGATCGGTACTTGCAATGGTTTGATAAATATTTAAACCCTAAAAACCTGTAA
- a CDS encoding plastocyanin/azurin family copper-binding protein, with product MRTLVASVALFFALSLIHSFAFAQRPASEEDYYRIITLPIPEDIKLEVGGMAPLPDGRLAVCTRRGDVWLISNPYMQGSRVATFKKFASGLHEPLGLMWHPKGYFLCTQRGEVTKLVDNDGDDVADEYSSFYKWPLSGNYHEYSYGPLLLPDGNMVITLNLDWIGYGASLAKWRGWMLKLTEKGEMTPWATGLRSPAGFGILRDGSILYTENQGDWVGSGRMTHLTKGAFAGNPAGLRWSGEPNSPLALKPEDVPSTGKPMFEVAKTIKELKVPAVWFPHTLMGISTSDFKQDTTNGAFGPFTDQLFVGDQGHSKIMRVALEKVNGEWQGACFPFREGFESGIIRTVWGQDGSMFVGMTSRGWAATGKEPYGIQRLVWTGKTPFEMKTITSKPDGFEVTFTLPVDRKTAENPESYSLNSFTYRYHRTYGSPIEDAKPVPIRGVVVAPDGMSVRIVADTVLREGFIHEVKAEGIRSASGSMPLLHATGYYTLNAIAPGEKLTLPARAVAIAKHEHADMMAMEKKAATTAAKNVKAVNAKRVVTMPADWTNGPDQSITIGTKPGLKFDIDKVEVKAGSRLKLVFNNNDDMLHNCVITKPGAANAVGDAALRLNLNGPKMNYVPNSPNVLFHTNILQPETSETIYFLAPTEPGDYQFVCSFPGHSSLMQGTLKVVK from the coding sequence ATGAGGACGTTAGTAGCCTCAGTTGCTCTTTTTTTCGCTCTTTCACTCATTCACTCTTTCGCTTTCGCCCAACGCCCGGCGAGTGAGGAAGATTATTACCGAATTATCACCCTACCTATTCCTGAAGATATCAAACTCGAAGTGGGTGGTATGGCTCCACTGCCCGATGGCCGATTGGCGGTCTGTACACGCCGGGGTGATGTTTGGTTAATCAGCAATCCCTACATGCAGGGCAGCCGGGTAGCTACATTCAAAAAGTTTGCGTCGGGTTTGCACGAGCCGCTGGGTCTAATGTGGCATCCAAAAGGGTATTTTCTGTGTACGCAACGGGGCGAGGTAACCAAGCTGGTCGATAACGATGGCGACGACGTGGCCGATGAATACAGCTCATTCTACAAATGGCCACTCTCGGGTAATTATCACGAATACAGCTATGGCCCGCTTCTATTGCCCGATGGTAACATGGTCATTACGCTCAACCTCGACTGGATTGGCTATGGAGCTAGTCTGGCCAAATGGCGCGGCTGGATGCTCAAATTGACCGAAAAAGGGGAAATGACGCCCTGGGCAACCGGTCTTCGCTCACCAGCAGGATTCGGTATTCTTCGCGATGGCAGCATTCTGTACACCGAAAACCAGGGCGACTGGGTAGGATCAGGCCGGATGACTCATTTAACTAAAGGCGCTTTTGCGGGTAACCCAGCCGGTCTTCGCTGGTCAGGAGAACCCAATTCGCCCTTAGCTCTCAAACCCGAAGACGTACCGAGTACGGGCAAACCCATGTTTGAAGTGGCTAAAACGATCAAAGAGTTGAAGGTTCCGGCCGTGTGGTTCCCACATACACTCATGGGTATTTCCACCTCCGATTTCAAACAAGACACAACAAATGGCGCTTTCGGCCCCTTTACCGATCAGCTTTTTGTTGGCGATCAGGGCCATAGCAAAATCATGCGGGTGGCTCTCGAGAAAGTAAACGGCGAGTGGCAGGGCGCTTGCTTCCCCTTCCGCGAAGGATTTGAGTCGGGGATTATCCGCACCGTTTGGGGGCAGGATGGCTCCATGTTTGTGGGCATGACAAGCCGGGGCTGGGCCGCAACCGGAAAAGAACCATATGGTATTCAACGGTTGGTCTGGACCGGTAAAACACCCTTCGAAATGAAAACCATCACCTCCAAACCCGATGGTTTCGAAGTAACGTTTACCCTGCCTGTCGATCGCAAGACCGCCGAAAATCCCGAAAGTTATAGCCTGAACAGCTTCACCTATCGTTATCACCGAACGTATGGCAGCCCGATTGAAGATGCAAAACCCGTCCCCATTCGCGGGGTAGTAGTTGCTCCCGATGGCATGAGCGTCCGCATCGTTGCCGATACTGTTCTTCGCGAAGGCTTTATTCATGAAGTAAAAGCCGAAGGCATTCGGTCAGCTTCAGGCAGTATGCCCCTATTGCACGCAACGGGTTACTACACGCTGAACGCCATTGCACCGGGTGAGAAACTAACGCTCCCTGCAAGGGCCGTTGCCATCGCGAAACACGAACATGCCGATATGATGGCGATGGAGAAAAAGGCCGCTACAACAGCCGCCAAGAACGTGAAAGCCGTCAATGCTAAACGCGTTGTGACGATGCCCGCCGACTGGACGAACGGCCCCGATCAGTCCATTACAATTGGCACCAAACCAGGACTAAAATTCGACATCGACAAAGTAGAAGTGAAGGCTGGTAGTCGCCTAAAACTCGTGTTCAACAACAACGACGACATGCTGCACAACTGCGTTATTACCAAACCAGGTGCGGCCAATGCTGTTGGCGATGCGGCTTTGCGATTGAACCTGAACGGACCTAAAATGAATTACGTCCCTAATTCGCCCAACGTCTTGTTTCATACAAACATTCTTCAACCCGAAACATCCGAAACGATCTATTTCCTCGCCCCTACTGAACCCGGCGATTATCAGTTCGTCTGCTCATTTCCCGGCCACTCATCACTGATGCAGGGGACATTGAAGGTCGTGAAGTAG
- a CDS encoding tRNA-binding protein, with the protein MNDQITWADFEKVEIRTGTVIAVEDFPQARKPAYKLTIDFGELGTKRTSAQLTKLYQSDDLIGRQVVAVVNFPSKQIATFMSECLVLGAVADDGTVTLLQTERPTQNGLRIA; encoded by the coding sequence ATGAATGACCAAATTACCTGGGCTGACTTTGAGAAAGTGGAAATCCGGACGGGCACCGTCATTGCGGTCGAAGACTTTCCACAAGCGCGAAAACCAGCCTATAAACTGACGATTGATTTCGGCGAACTGGGCACGAAACGAACATCGGCCCAACTAACCAAACTCTATCAGTCAGATGACCTGATTGGCAGGCAAGTGGTGGCGGTCGTCAATTTCCCGTCCAAACAGATTGCCACCTTTATGAGCGAATGTCTGGTGCTGGGAGCCGTTGCCGACGATGGTACCGTAACCCTGCTCCAAACCGAACGCCCAACCCAAAACGGATTACGAATTGCTTGA
- a CDS encoding flavin monoamine oxidase family protein, giving the protein MTRRDFINSTSASYASMLAWGMLHPAPASAIDLPANGLKSDGKGRKVIILGAGLAGMTTAYELGKLGYDCTVLEARARSGGRVWTVRGGTKETELAGGTAQTCSFEEGHYFNGGAARIPHHHQITLHYCRELGVPLQIFNGANESAYLYNDGGTGDFANRRMRISDYHHDMRGYTSELLAKALDQSSLDQQLTKEDVEKLIDFLKNEGDLNTAHLYKGTNRRGYKTKSDPGAGNTPGSLTDPYGLTDLLRSGFMQPVFYNVGDYAYEQQSTLLQPVGGMDAIPKALEKKLAGKILFNAPVSELRKTDNGVRVVYQKDGKPVEITGEFCVCTLPLPMLKNLESDLSGTVKRAADFVPYMKTGKIGLQFKRRFWEEDDGIYGGISRTNMDINQIWYPSFGLQGKKGVLIGYYNFYSRAEAIGALPVAEREKLALTQGSKIHPQYAAEFDNSFSLAWHRLPYSGGGWAVYDDATRKKYYPSLLEPDGNIYFAGEHTTYLTAWMAGAFTSARRTVEALHARVGEYTKK; this is encoded by the coding sequence ATGACAAGACGCGACTTCATCAATTCAACGAGTGCCAGTTATGCCAGCATGTTGGCGTGGGGAATGCTACACCCAGCGCCAGCATCGGCCATCGACTTACCCGCCAACGGCCTGAAAAGTGACGGCAAAGGTCGAAAAGTAATTATCCTAGGAGCAGGTCTGGCCGGAATGACCACCGCCTATGAACTCGGCAAATTAGGTTACGACTGCACCGTACTGGAAGCCCGCGCCCGCTCAGGTGGGCGTGTCTGGACGGTTCGGGGTGGAACCAAAGAAACAGAGTTAGCAGGTGGAACGGCGCAAACCTGCTCGTTTGAAGAAGGGCACTATTTCAACGGTGGGGCTGCTCGTATTCCGCACCACCACCAGATAACCCTGCATTATTGCCGCGAACTGGGGGTCCCGCTCCAGATCTTCAACGGTGCCAATGAGTCGGCTTATCTCTACAATGATGGCGGAACTGGTGATTTTGCTAATCGACGGATGCGCATCAGTGATTATCATCACGATATGCGCGGTTATACCTCCGAACTGCTCGCCAAAGCACTCGACCAATCGTCACTGGATCAGCAGTTAACCAAGGAAGATGTTGAGAAACTGATTGACTTTCTGAAAAACGAAGGCGATTTAAATACGGCTCATTTGTACAAAGGCACAAATCGTCGGGGTTACAAAACGAAAAGCGATCCTGGTGCTGGTAACACACCCGGTTCACTCACCGACCCCTATGGCCTTACCGATTTACTACGGTCGGGTTTCATGCAACCGGTTTTCTATAACGTGGGCGATTACGCGTACGAACAGCAATCCACCTTGTTGCAACCCGTTGGCGGCATGGATGCCATTCCGAAAGCGCTGGAGAAAAAACTGGCAGGCAAGATTCTCTTTAACGCACCGGTCAGCGAGCTTCGAAAAACCGACAATGGCGTTCGAGTCGTTTATCAGAAAGACGGCAAACCTGTTGAGATCACGGGCGAATTTTGTGTGTGTACCCTACCGTTGCCGATGCTTAAGAACCTTGAATCGGACTTGTCAGGAACGGTGAAACGAGCCGCCGATTTCGTACCTTACATGAAGACGGGCAAAATCGGGTTGCAGTTTAAACGACGTTTCTGGGAGGAAGACGATGGTATTTACGGCGGCATTTCGCGTACCAATATGGATATTAACCAAATTTGGTACCCGTCGTTTGGCCTGCAAGGCAAGAAAGGTGTATTGATCGGTTATTATAATTTTTACAGCCGGGCCGAAGCTATAGGTGCACTACCTGTTGCCGAACGGGAAAAGCTGGCGTTGACTCAGGGCAGTAAAATTCACCCGCAATACGCTGCCGAATTCGACAATTCGTTTTCACTGGCCTGGCACCGCTTGCCCTATAGCGGAGGAGGCTGGGCAGTGTATGATGATGCAACGCGCAAAAAATATTACCCTTCGTTACTCGAACCCGATGGCAATATTTATTTTGCCGGAGAGCACACAACATACCTGACCGCCTGGATGGCCGGTGCATTCACATCCGCCCGTCGGACAGTCGAAGC